Proteins co-encoded in one Chionomys nivalis chromosome 6, mChiNiv1.1, whole genome shotgun sequence genomic window:
- the Mex3d gene encoding RNA-binding protein MEX3D — MPGSSGQPDAGGAGTRTTAGDPGHPHPALAGAEDAAPRPPPEPDDAAAALRLALDQLSALGLGDARPGDEEGTATRGADGAAERGEDGPAPPDELETAVAPPVTGEPSMGVGPSMTGAHSMVLAPSVTGAPSMALAPSVTSAPSMAVGSSVTCAPCMAVAPSVTVAPSMALTPSVTVAPSVTVGHSVALAPTMAVASSVAPGGLPLLDPDVSPRPSPPDVFASFAPHPGALGPSTLLAEQLNVIGSRKKSVNMTECVPVPSSEHVAEIVGRQGCKIKALRAKTNTYIKTPVRGEEPVFIVTGRKEDVEMAKREILSAAEHFSLIRATRSKAGGLSGATPGPPNLPGQTTIQVRVPYRVVGLVVGPKGATIKRIQQRTHTYIVTPGRDKEPVFAVTGMPENVDRAREEIEAHITLRTGAFTDAGPDSDFHANGTDVCLDLLGAAASLWAKAPHPGRRPSAATSSLRGDSALGAASTPEPFYVGSRGGPPLPDPSPSSPYGGSGNGGFTFGGDGPGAPTGTATPEDCDFGFDFLALDLTVPATATIWAPFERAAPLPAFSSCPAVNGAPAQPNTGARRSSSGAATTPRHSPTLPDPGGLSLELPLARRGVPDPVGAVPWRPPQSALPPFSGSTTFSTAPSLPSPAPVSSTLDAGASEGNHKPSTTAANSSASAAAPGPPAAALARECVVCAEGEAMAALVPCGHNLFCMDCAVRICGKSEPECPACRTPATQAIHIFS, encoded by the exons ATGCCGGGCTCCAGTGGGCAGCCCGACGCGGGCGGGGCGGGAACCAGGACCACCGCCGGCGACCCTGGGCATCCACACCCTGCACTCGCGGGAGCCGAGGATGCCGCGCCCCGGCCGCCACCCGAGCCCGACGATGCGGCCGCTGCGCTGCGCCTGGCGCTGGACCAGCTGTCCGCTCTCGGGCTGGGGGACGCGCGCCCCGGAGATGAGGAGGGGACGGCGACGCGCGGCGCGGACGGGGCGGCGGAGCGCGGAGAGGACGGGCCCGCACCCCCCGACGAGCTCGAGACGGCCGTGGCGCCCCCGGTGACTGGTGAGCCCTCGATGGGCGTGGGACCCTCGATGACCGGTGCACACTCGATGGTCCTCGCACCCTCGGTGACTGGTGCACCCTCAATGGCCCTGGCACCGTCGGTGACCAGTGCACCCTCGATGGCCGTTGGATCCTCTGTGACCTGTGCGCCCTGCATGGCTGTGGCACCCTCGGTGACCGTGGCACCTTCGATGGCACTGACACCCTCGGTGACCGTAGCACCCTCAGTGACTGTGGGACACTCGGTGGCCCTGGCACCCACGATGGCCGTGGCTTCCTCGGTAGCTCCTGGCGGGCTACCTCTTCTGGACCCCGACGTGAGCCCCCGGCCATCTCCCCCAGACGTGTTCGCCAGCTTCGCGCCACACCCGGGCGCCCTGGGTCCCTCGACGTTGCTGGCTGAGCAGTTGAACGTGATCGGCAGTCGCAAGAAGAGCGTGAACATGACCGAGTGTGTGCCTGTGCCCAGCTCGGAGCATGTCGCGGAGATCGTGGGTCGTCAGG GATGCAAGATCAAGGCCTTGCGCGCCAAGACCAACACCTACATCAAGACGCCAGTGCGTGGGGAGGAGCCGGTCTTCATTGTGACTGGGCGCAAGGAGGATGTGGAGATGGCCAAGCGGGAGATCCTGTCAGCCGCTGAGCACTTCTCGCTCATCCGAGCCACGCGCAGCAAGGCAGGCGGGCTGTCGGGGGCCACCCCGGGTCCCCCCAACCTGCCCGGCCAGACCACCATCCAGGTGCGCGTGCCTTACCGCGTGGTGGGGCTGGTGGTGGGGCCCAAGGGTGCCACCATTAAACGGATCCAGCAAAGGACGCACACGTACATCGTGACCCCCGGTCGCGACAAGGAGCCAGTGTTTGCAGTGACCGGGATGCCCGAGAACGTGGACCGAGCTCGGGAGGAGATCGAGGCACACATCACGCTGCGCACCGGTGCCTTCACGGACGCGGGGCCCGACAGCGACTTCCACGCCAATGGTACCGACGTGTGTCTGGACCTTCTGGGAGCTGCAGCCAGCCTCTGGGCCAAGGCACCTCACCCGGGACGGAGGCCTTCCGCCGCCACCAGCAGCCTGCGTGGAGATAGTGCCCTGGGCGCAGCCAGCACCCCCGAACCCTTCTACGTGGGCAGCCGTGGAGGGCCGCCCCTGCCGGACCCAAGTCCCAGCAGCCCCTATGGAGGCTCGGGCAATGGGGGCTTCACGTTTGGTGGGGACGGGCCCGGAGCCCCCACGGGGACAGCCACCCCTGAAGATTGTGACTTTGGTTTTGACTTCCTGGCGCTGGACCTGACTGTGCCTGCCACAGCTACCATTTGGGCACCCTTCGAGCGAGCTGCGCCCCTGCCAGCCTTCAGCAGCTGCCCCGCGGTTAACGGGGCACCCGCGCAACCCAACACAGGCGCGCGGCGCAGCAGCAGCGGGGCGGCCACCACACCGCGCCACTCGCCCACGCTGCCCGACCCCGGAGGACTCAGCCTGGAGCTGCCCCTGGCCCGTCGAGGCGTCCCGGATCCAGTAGGTGCTGTGCCCTGGCGACCCCCGCAGAGCGCGCTGCCGCCCTTCTCAGGCAGCACCACCTTCTCCACGgccccctctctgcccagccccGCCCCGGTGTCCTCCACCCTGGACGCCGGAGCCTCAGAGGGCAACCACAAGCCATCTACCACAGCGGCCAACTCCTCCGCGTCCGCAGCAGCCCCGGGTCCACCCGCCGCAGCCTTGGCTCGCGAATGTGTGGTGTGCGCAGAAGGCGAGGCCATGGCCGCCTTGGTCCCCTGCGGCCACAACCTCTTCTGCATGGATTGTGCTGTCCGCATCTGCGGGAAGAGTGAGCCCGAGTGCCCCGCCTGCCGCACGCCGGCCACCCAAGCCATTCATATCTTTTCTTAG
- the Mbd3 gene encoding methyl-CpG-binding domain protein 3 isoform X4 has translation MERKSPSGKKFRSKPQLARYLGGSMDLSTFDFRTGKMLMNKMNKSRQRVRYDSSNQVKGKPDLNTALPVRQTASIFKQPVTKITNHPSNKVKSDPQKAVDQPRQLFWEKKLSGLSAFDIAEELVRTMDLPKGLQGVGPGCTDETLLSAIASALHTSTLPITGQLSAAVEKNPGVWLNTAQPLCKAFMVTDDDIRKQEELVQQVRKRLEEALMADMLAHVEELARDGDAPLDKACTEDDEDEDEEDDEPEPERV, from the exons CCCCAGCGGGAAGAAGTTCCGCAGCAAGCCACAGCTGGCACGCTACCTGGGCGGCTCCATGGACCTCAGCACCTTCGACTTCCGCACGGGAAAAATGCTGATGAATAAGATGAATAAGAGCCGCCAGCGCGTGCGCTACGACTCCTCCAACCAGGTCAAG GGCAAGCCTGACCTGAACACCGCACTGCCTGTACGGCAGACTGCATCCATCTTCAAGCAACCGGTGACAAAGATCACTAACCACCCCAGCAACAAAGTGAAGAGCGACCCACAGAAGGCGGTGGACCAGCCGAGGCAG CTGTTCTGGGAGAAGAAACTGAGCGGCTTGAGCGCCTTTGACATCGCGGAGGAGCTTGTCAGAACCATGGACCTGCCCAAGGGCCTGCAGG GGGTGGGCCCGGGCTGCACAGATGAAACGCTGCTGTCCGCCATCGCCAGTGCGCTGCACACCAGCACCCTGCCCATCACAGGCCAGCTCTCTGCAGCCGTGGAGAAGAATCCTGGTGTGTGGCTAAACACTGCGCAGCCACTGTGCAAAGCTTTCATGGTGACTGATGACGACATCAG GAAGCAAGAGGAGCTGGTGCAGCAGGTGCGCAAACGCCTAGAGGAGGCGCTGATGGCCGACATGCTGGCCCACGTGGAGGAGCTGGCCCGTGACGGGGATGCACCACTGGACAAGGCCTGCACTGAGGACGACgaagatgaagatgaggaagatgACGAACCAGAGCCTGAGCGTGTCTAG
- the Mbd3 gene encoding methyl-CpG-binding domain protein 3 isoform X2 yields MERKSPSGKKFRSKPQLARYLGGSMDLSTFDFRTGKMLMNKMNKSRQRVRYDSSNQVKALAKRLPAPSNPPWTLVGAARCRVFSPQGKPDLNTALPVRQTASIFKQPVTKITNHPSNKVKSDPQKAVDQPRQLFWEKKLSGLSAFDIAEELVRTMDLPKGLQGVGPGCTDETLLSAIASALHTSTLPITGQLSAAVEKNPGVWLNTAQPLCKAFMVTDDDIRKQEELVQQVRKRLEEALMADMLAHVEELARDGDAPLDKACTEDDEDEDEEDDEPEPERV; encoded by the exons CCCCAGCGGGAAGAAGTTCCGCAGCAAGCCACAGCTGGCACGCTACCTGGGCGGCTCCATGGACCTCAGCACCTTCGACTTCCGCACGGGAAAAATGCTGATGAATAAGATGAATAAGAGCCGCCAGCGCGTGCGCTACGACTCCTCCAACCAGGTCAAG GCTCTGGCTAAAcgcctccctgccccctccaaCCCTCCATGGACCCTGGTCGGAGCGGCCCGCTGCAGAGTCTTCTCCCCCCAGGGCAAGCCTGACCTGAACACCGCACTGCCTGTACGGCAGACTGCATCCATCTTCAAGCAACCGGTGACAAAGATCACTAACCACCCCAGCAACAAAGTGAAGAGCGACCCACAGAAGGCGGTGGACCAGCCGAGGCAG CTGTTCTGGGAGAAGAAACTGAGCGGCTTGAGCGCCTTTGACATCGCGGAGGAGCTTGTCAGAACCATGGACCTGCCCAAGGGCCTGCAGG GGGTGGGCCCGGGCTGCACAGATGAAACGCTGCTGTCCGCCATCGCCAGTGCGCTGCACACCAGCACCCTGCCCATCACAGGCCAGCTCTCTGCAGCCGTGGAGAAGAATCCTGGTGTGTGGCTAAACACTGCGCAGCCACTGTGCAAAGCTTTCATGGTGACTGATGACGACATCAG GAAGCAAGAGGAGCTGGTGCAGCAGGTGCGCAAACGCCTAGAGGAGGCGCTGATGGCCGACATGCTGGCCCACGTGGAGGAGCTGGCCCGTGACGGGGATGCACCACTGGACAAGGCCTGCACTGAGGACGACgaagatgaagatgaggaagatgACGAACCAGAGCCTGAGCGTGTCTAG